In the Mesorhizobium sp. WSM2240 genome, GCGGCAGCCATCGAGTTGAGCGTCAGGAGATTGAGGGAGGGAGGGCAATCAATCAGCACATAGCTGTATGTGTCGGAACGCTCAGACGATGCGCGCACGGCGTTGCGCAGCCTGAGGACACGGTCGGGCGCACCTGCTATCTCCATTTCGACGCCGAGGAGATCGAGCGTCGACGGAACGATCGAGAGACCGGGCACCGCTGTCGGCATGGCTGCGTCTTCCAGCGCCAACACGCCGGTCAAGACGTCGTAAGACGAAGAAATTCGGTCGCGGCGGTCTATCCCGAGCCCGGTGCTGGCATTGCCCTGAGGATCAAGGTCGACGATCAGCACGCGCTCGCCGATTGCAGCCAGCGCCGTCGCCAGATTGATCGCGGTGGTAGTCTTGCCGACGCCGCCCTTCTGGTTGGCGACTGTGATGATGCGTGGGCCGGTCTTCATGATCCGATTCAATGCGTTCATTGGTTCAGGCGCGTCACGATTTGGGAGTTAGGTTGCGAATCTCGAGAATCACGCTCTGCGGGTCGATCATGCTTCGATGTTCTAACAGGTCAAAGCGCCACCGGTGAGCGCTTTCTTCGATCTCGCTGCGGTAATCCCGGCCTTTATGAAAGAGGCCGATTGCGCCCGCCGACAACCAAGGCTCTGCAAGGCCTAGCAATGAAGGCAACGGCGCCAGCGCACGGGCGGTCACCACATCAGGCGTGCCGATCGAAGCGTATACGTCACCGATGCGCAGCGCATTGACGCGCG is a window encoding:
- a CDS encoding ParA family protein, with translation MKTGPRIITVANQKGGVGKTTTAINLATALAAIGERVLIVDLDPQGNASTGLGIDRRDRISSSYDVLTGVLALEDAAMPTAVPGLSIVPSTLDLLGVEMEIAGAPDRVLRLRNAVRASSERSDTYSYVLIDCPPSLNLLTLNSMAAADSVLVPLQCEFFALEGLSQLLETVEQVRGSINPDLSIQGIVLTMYDGRNNLANQVVEDVRAHMGEKVYETIIPRNVRVSEAPSHGKPAILYDLKCSGSQAYLQLASEVIRQERKLRAA